Proteins encoded within one genomic window of Haladaptatus sp. QDMS2:
- a CDS encoding DUF1931 family protein encodes MADLIVKAAVKEALDDMNVASDFYDALDEEVSELLEDAARRAKENDRKTVQPRDL; translated from the coding sequence ATGGCAGACCTGATCGTCAAAGCCGCCGTCAAGGAAGCACTCGATGACATGAACGTTGCGTCCGACTTCTACGACGCACTCGACGAGGAAGTCTCCGAGCTCCTCGAAGACGCCGCACGTCGCGCAAAAGAGAACGACCGAAAGACCGTTCAGCCGCGCGACCTTTAA
- a CDS encoding ubiquitin-like small modifier protein 2, with the protein MRVTVEVVGEDTHEVELEGGTYADLVEAVDLNVHEVSVLVDGALVPEDQPVEAAHVKILRLIKGG; encoded by the coding sequence ATGCGCGTCACGGTCGAAGTCGTCGGTGAGGACACCCACGAGGTGGAACTCGAAGGCGGCACCTACGCCGACCTCGTGGAGGCGGTGGACCTGAACGTCCACGAAGTCTCCGTCCTCGTAGACGGGGCGCTCGTCCCCGAGGACCAACCGGTGGAAGCAGCGCACGTGAAAATTCTCCGACTCATCAAAGGCGGCTAA
- the rpiA gene encoding ribose-5-phosphate isomerase RpiA: MKTTGGSDDAKRRAGERAAEEATDGMVVGLGTGSTTAHAIRALGRAVDSGLDICGIPTSFQSRQLAIEAGIPLTALDEVETVHLAIDGTDQFAGRHLIKGGGAAHTREKLVDSAAERFVVVADPSKQAEVLDHPVPVEVLPDAWTVVTEEIAAKVGGEATLREAERKDGPVVTDNGNLVLDCDFDEVRDPAMLALDLAAIPGVVEHGLFINLVDTVYVGTDDGVEEHQF, translated from the coding sequence ATGAAAACGACCGGCGGAAGCGACGACGCAAAGCGACGCGCGGGCGAACGCGCCGCGGAAGAAGCCACAGACGGGATGGTCGTCGGCCTCGGGACGGGTTCGACCACCGCCCACGCCATCCGCGCCCTCGGGCGGGCGGTGGATTCTGGCCTCGACATTTGCGGGATTCCGACCTCGTTTCAGTCACGCCAGTTGGCCATCGAGGCGGGCATCCCACTCACCGCGCTCGACGAAGTCGAGACGGTCCACCTCGCCATCGACGGGACAGACCAGTTCGCGGGCCGTCACCTGATAAAGGGCGGCGGCGCGGCCCACACCCGCGAGAAACTCGTCGATTCGGCCGCCGAGCGATTCGTCGTCGTCGCAGACCCCTCGAAGCAGGCTGAGGTCCTCGACCACCCGGTTCCGGTGGAAGTGCTGCCGGATGCCTGGACGGTCGTCACCGAGGAGATCGCGGCGAAAGTCGGTGGGGAAGCCACCCTGCGGGAAGCCGAACGCAAAGACGGGCCGGTCGTCACGGACAACGGAAATCTCGTCCTCGACTGTGACTTTGACGAAGTTCGCGACCCCGCCATGCTCGCGCTCGACCTCGCGGCGATTCCGGGCGTCGTCGAACACGGCCTGTTCATCAACCTCGTCGATACGGTGTACGTCGGAACCGACGACGGCGTCGAAGAACACCAGTTCTGA
- the glmM gene encoding phosphoglucosamine mutase — protein MFGTSGIRGPVGEVVTADLALAVGRALAADAARVVVGRDPRESGEFLTDALVAGLRESGTDVVDIGLAATPTVARAVAAEDAAAGVSITASHNPAPDNGIKLWNPSGQAFDEAQREAVTERIREEYFEPVGWEGLGTRIERDGAERHVQTLVDAVDLAEPLSVIVDVGNGAGGVTAEALARLGCEVETLNAQPDGRFPGRPSEPTAETCESLCQLVGASDADLGIAHDGDADRMMAVTGAGEFISGDILLALFSLDAAGAGERVAAPVDTSLVVADLLADQGASLTRTKVGDVYVAERATEPDVVFGGEPSGAWIWPEETLCPDGPLAAVRLVELASKRPLADRVGDIEPYPIRRTSLEVENKDELMAAIEARVHNEFDDVQTLDGVRVDLGDAWFLLRASGTQPLIRVTAEARDPGRADEVFERATGIVADSQ, from the coding sequence ATGTTTGGAACGAGTGGTATTCGAGGCCCCGTCGGCGAGGTCGTGACCGCCGACCTCGCACTCGCCGTCGGGCGCGCCCTCGCCGCCGACGCAGCCCGAGTCGTCGTCGGCCGCGACCCCCGAGAAAGTGGCGAATTTTTGACTGATGCGCTGGTCGCCGGGCTCCGCGAGAGCGGCACGGACGTCGTCGACATCGGCCTCGCGGCCACGCCGACCGTCGCCCGCGCCGTCGCCGCAGAGGACGCAGCGGCGGGCGTTTCGATTACGGCGTCGCACAACCCCGCCCCCGACAACGGCATCAAACTCTGGAACCCCTCGGGCCAAGCGTTCGACGAGGCCCAGCGCGAAGCGGTCACCGAACGCATCCGCGAGGAGTACTTCGAACCGGTCGGCTGGGAAGGCCTCGGCACGCGCATCGAGCGCGACGGCGCAGAGCGCCACGTCCAGACGCTCGTCGACGCCGTGGACCTCGCCGAACCGCTCTCGGTCATCGTGGACGTTGGCAACGGTGCGGGCGGCGTCACCGCAGAAGCCCTCGCCCGCCTCGGCTGTGAGGTCGAGACGCTGAACGCACAGCCGGACGGCCGGTTCCCGGGTCGCCCGAGCGAACCGACCGCCGAAACCTGCGAGTCGCTCTGCCAGCTCGTTGGCGCGTCGGACGCCGACCTCGGTATCGCCCACGACGGTGACGCAGACCGCATGATGGCGGTCACCGGAGCGGGCGAGTTCATCTCCGGGGACATCCTCCTCGCGCTCTTCTCGCTCGACGCAGCGGGCGCGGGAGAACGCGTCGCCGCCCCAGTGGACACGAGTCTCGTCGTCGCGGACCTGCTCGCAGACCAGGGCGCGTCGCTCACCCGGACGAAAGTCGGCGACGTGTACGTCGCAGAACGTGCCACCGAACCGGACGTGGTGTTCGGCGGCGAGCCGTCCGGCGCGTGGATTTGGCCAGAAGAGACGCTCTGCCCGGACGGGCCGCTCGCCGCGGTTCGCCTCGTGGAACTCGCGAGCAAGCGCCCGCTCGCGGACCGCGTCGGCGACATCGAACCGTACCCAATTCGCCGGACGAGCCTCGAAGTCGAGAACAAGGACGAACTCATGGCCGCCATCGAAGCCCGCGTCCACAACGAGTTCGACGATGTTCAGACCTTAGACGGCGTGCGCGTGGACCTCGGCGATGCCTGGTTCCTACTTCGCGCTTCGGGCACGCAACCGCTCATCCGCGTGACCGCTGAGGCCCGCGACCCCGGACGCGCAGACGAAGTGTTCGAGCGGGCGACCGGAATCGTCGCAGACTCCCAATAA
- a CDS encoding SDR family NAD(P)-dependent oxidoreductase: MGKTVVIAGVGPGLGAALARRFAVEGCELALFARSSDYIGELAAELEAGPGRAIAIPVDVADPAAVTAAFEEVHERLGPVSVLVNNASDSVWKGVHDVTPAEFEAAWRVAAVGGLLCSQAVIPDMLEAGEGTIIFTGATSSIRGKEGAIAFSAAKFAVRGMAESMARELGPVGIHVAHVVIDGQIRDPSVSDADVEGDPYQYLEPESIANSYWHLIEQEKDSWTLELDVRPHVERF; encoded by the coding sequence ATGGGCAAGACCGTCGTCATCGCGGGTGTCGGCCCCGGACTCGGAGCCGCACTCGCGCGTCGATTCGCCGTCGAGGGTTGTGAACTCGCGCTGTTCGCCCGGTCGAGTGACTACATCGGAGAACTCGCCGCCGAACTCGAAGCGGGACCGGGGCGGGCCATCGCAATTCCCGTGGACGTCGCAGACCCGGCGGCCGTGACCGCCGCCTTCGAGGAGGTTCACGAGCGCCTCGGACCGGTCTCGGTGCTCGTCAACAATGCGAGCGATTCGGTCTGGAAGGGAGTGCACGACGTTACCCCCGCTGAGTTCGAAGCCGCCTGGCGGGTCGCCGCCGTCGGCGGCCTGCTCTGCTCGCAGGCGGTCATCCCCGACATGCTCGAAGCGGGCGAGGGAACCATCATCTTCACCGGAGCGACCTCCTCGATTCGGGGCAAGGAGGGGGCCATCGCGTTTTCAGCGGCCAAGTTCGCCGTCCGGGGCATGGCCGAGTCGATGGCCCGCGAACTCGGCCCGGTGGGGATTCACGTCGCCCACGTCGTCATCGACGGGCAGATTCGCGACCCCTCCGTTTCCGATGCAGACGTAGAGGGTGACCCGTACCAGTATCTCGAACCTGAATCCATCGCGAACTCCTACTGGCATCTGATTGAACAGGAAAAAGACTCGTGGACGCTCGAACTCGACGTCCGGCCACACGTCGAGCGATTTTAG
- a CDS encoding MFS transporter codes for MAENLRPDRVPWRSRTVQVVLLSTLLAPLGVPLVAPALPVIRDAFAVTDARASLVVSAYFVVGIVLSPFIGLLADRLGRKRVLVTSLLAFGVTGGAIYFAPSFEWVLALRAIQGTAAAGLFVATVTLIGDTFEGTQRNAVLGMNIAVLSAGAALFPLVGGILVSFGWNVPFLACLLAIPVGLFALFALEEPALVREARGVAYIRRALSVVTGPNTLFLYGAAFATELLLFGAILTVLPFLLTAQYGLAPVFIGGIIVAAEVGSIVVSTQNGRLARHISNRLLVAGGFACFGVGLVVAWLAPSALVVALGAVVVGAGLGLSMPAVDAAISDLVTGEYRAGALSLRNSTTFLGRATGPALFAGLAAVTGYPLLLLGAGLVSLTLALLIGVALRSSLDRAGTPPEKPDEAV; via the coding sequence ATGGCTGAGAATCTTCGACCAGACCGCGTGCCGTGGCGTTCGCGGACGGTACAGGTCGTGCTGTTGAGCACGCTGCTCGCGCCGCTCGGTGTCCCGCTCGTGGCTCCGGCGCTGCCGGTCATCCGCGACGCCTTCGCCGTCACCGACGCGCGTGCCAGCCTCGTCGTCAGCGCCTATTTCGTCGTCGGCATCGTCCTCTCGCCGTTCATCGGCCTGCTCGCAGACCGCCTCGGCAGAAAGCGCGTGCTCGTCACGAGTTTGCTCGCCTTCGGCGTCACCGGCGGAGCCATCTACTTCGCGCCGTCATTCGAGTGGGTGCTCGCACTCCGGGCGATTCAGGGCACGGCGGCCGCCGGGCTGTTCGTCGCGACGGTCACACTCATCGGCGACACCTTCGAGGGAACGCAACGAAATGCCGTCCTCGGGATGAACATCGCGGTGCTCTCTGCAGGCGCGGCGCTGTTCCCGCTCGTCGGCGGCATCCTCGTCTCCTTCGGGTGGAACGTCCCCTTCCTCGCCTGTCTGCTCGCGATTCCCGTGGGCCTGTTCGCCCTCTTCGCGCTCGAAGAACCGGCACTCGTCCGCGAGGCGCGCGGCGTCGCCTACATCCGGCGGGCGCTCTCAGTAGTCACCGGGCCGAACACGCTGTTCCTGTACGGTGCGGCGTTCGCCACCGAACTGCTGTTGTTCGGCGCAATTCTCACGGTTCTGCCGTTCCTGCTCACCGCACAGTACGGTCTCGCGCCGGTCTTCATCGGCGGTATCATCGTGGCTGCGGAGGTCGGGTCAATCGTCGTCTCGACGCAAAACGGCCGACTCGCCCGCCACATCTCGAATCGCCTCCTCGTCGCGGGCGGGTTCGCCTGTTTCGGCGTCGGTCTCGTCGTCGCGTGGCTCGCCCCCTCCGCGCTCGTCGTCGCCCTCGGCGCGGTGGTCGTGGGGGCCGGACTTGGCCTCTCGATGCCCGCCGTGGACGCCGCCATTAGCGACCTCGTGACCGGCGAGTACCGCGCCGGGGCGCTCAGCCTGCGCAACAGTACCACCTTCCTCGGACGGGCGACTGGCCCGGCGCTGTTCGCGGGTCTCGCCGCGGTCACGGGCTACCCGCTGCTCTTGCTCGGCGCAGGGCTCGTCTCGCTGACCCTCGCGCTCCTCATCGGGGTTGCTCTCCGCTCGTCGCTCGACCGCGCTGGGACCCCGCCGGAAAAGCCGGACGAGGCGGTCTGA
- the larB gene encoding nickel pincer cofactor biosynthesis protein LarB — protein sequence MRDILEAVAAGDLSVAAAEAELAGYATDDVGRFDAARETRSGVPEAVYGTGKTTEEICGLVATSLETTGRAIATRLSMADASAVRERLRPEFEGSLSFDERSGVLRAHAPEFERRDLDATVGIVTAGTADGGPAGEAAAIVSEMGATVKRIDDVGVAGIHRLFDNLANMRAVDVLIVAAGREGALPTVIAGLVDVPVIALPIASGYGRGGDGEAALLGMLQSCTMLTTVNVDAGFVAGAQAGLIARRLHAARNESA from the coding sequence ATGCGCGACATCTTAGAAGCGGTAGCGGCGGGCGACCTGAGCGTCGCGGCCGCAGAAGCGGAACTGGCCGGGTACGCAACCGACGACGTCGGGCGGTTCGACGCCGCTCGCGAGACGCGAAGCGGCGTCCCGGAAGCCGTCTACGGGACCGGTAAGACGACCGAAGAAATCTGTGGCCTGGTTGCCACGTCGCTCGAAACGACGGGCCGGGCAATCGCGACTCGCCTCTCGATGGCCGACGCGAGCGCCGTCCGAGAACGCCTTCGCCCCGAATTCGAGGGGAGTCTCTCGTTCGACGAACGCTCAGGCGTGCTTCGGGCGCACGCCCCGGAGTTCGAGCGCCGGGACCTCGACGCGACGGTGGGCATCGTCACAGCAGGCACCGCAGACGGCGGCCCGGCGGGCGAGGCGGCTGCCATCGTGAGCGAGATGGGCGCGACCGTCAAGCGAATCGACGACGTTGGCGTCGCCGGGATTCACCGGCTGTTCGACAACCTCGCGAACATGCGCGCGGTGGACGTGCTCATCGTCGCCGCGGGCCGAGAGGGGGCACTCCCCACGGTCATCGCCGGTCTCGTGGACGTGCCCGTCATCGCCCTCCCTATCGCCTCGGGATACGGTCGCGGTGGCGACGGCGAGGCCGCCCTCCTCGGGATGCTCCAGTCGTGTACCATGCTCACGACGGTGAACGTGGACGCGGGATTTGTCGCGGGCGCGCAGGCCGGACTGATAGCCCGTCGCCTCCACGCCGCGCGAAACGAATCCGCGTAG
- a CDS encoding endonuclease MutS2, with the protein MDFEGIPGVGEKTAAALAQLDDPETALKRGDVLRLASAPGITEGRAASIARAAIREQHGDPGTFLATNRARELYQDTLALLQQRTVTTYAKKRLETLFPSSKQSRIDEVRAFVDDATTRDPTPEVLEALTAVEPLAHPRNVRVRDRCLATMDAEIYAEAKEAVPELSVEIVEDARRLGDLARGYATVIALDEEFAGVDIDGDVQVKPKAFENPVDIVPERTLAFFAANRERLSAAIRVHRAADLEPPQGLELDALEAGLTRLNDDGTVKGDEELERLTAAANDLDAAVSMAENVANDRLREAIQARDVTIEGSDLLSLVEQGAGVDSLLSRELADEYDAAIEAARDHLVDSLSLDSGEAEIGRMIFGEEPTFPVGHQEQVVNRLREDLTVARDRRAARRKREVAVELDGMTEAVEELVFASLELDVELAIARFVADYDCVLPDLAGEGFDIEGGRSPLLDVPFDEVDPVDYAVEGVTLLSGVNSGGKTSTLDLCAVVVILAHMGLPVPAAKARISLVEELHYHAKTQGTLDAGAFESTLRDFAGLVTGDAKKLVLVDELESITEPGASAKIIAGILEALSERDDSGVFVSHLAGEIRDAADYAVAVDGIEAVGLVDGELVVNRSPQKDHLARSTPELIVEKLAAEGDATFYGRLLEKFEA; encoded by the coding sequence ATGGATTTCGAGGGTATCCCGGGCGTTGGCGAGAAAACCGCGGCCGCACTCGCGCAGCTCGACGACCCCGAGACGGCGCTCAAACGCGGCGACGTGCTGCGATTGGCGAGCGCCCCCGGCATCACTGAAGGGCGAGCGGCGAGCATCGCGCGGGCGGCGATTCGAGAGCAACACGGCGACCCCGGGACGTTCCTCGCGACGAATCGAGCCCGTGAACTCTATCAGGACACGCTTGCCCTCCTCCAGCAGCGCACCGTGACCACCTACGCGAAAAAGCGCCTGGAGACGCTGTTTCCGAGTTCGAAGCAATCACGCATCGACGAGGTGCGCGCCTTCGTCGACGATGCGACGACACGCGACCCGACGCCTGAGGTGTTGGAGGCGCTGACCGCCGTCGAACCGCTCGCCCACCCCCGAAACGTTCGGGTGCGCGACCGCTGTCTCGCGACGATGGACGCGGAAATCTACGCCGAGGCGAAGGAGGCCGTGCCTGAACTGAGCGTCGAAATCGTCGAGGACGCCCGCAGGCTCGGCGACCTGGCACGCGGCTACGCCACCGTCATCGCGCTCGACGAGGAATTCGCGGGCGTCGACATAGACGGCGACGTACAGGTGAAACCGAAGGCCTTCGAGAATCCCGTGGACATCGTCCCCGAGCGCACGCTCGCGTTTTTCGCGGCGAACCGCGAACGCCTCTCGGCGGCGATTCGCGTCCACCGCGCCGCCGACCTCGAACCGCCACAGGGCCTCGAACTGGATGCACTCGAAGCGGGCCTCACACGGCTGAACGACGACGGCACGGTGAAAGGTGACGAGGAGTTAGAACGCCTCACCGCGGCTGCGAACGACCTGGACGCGGCGGTGTCGATGGCCGAGAACGTGGCGAACGACCGGCTGCGCGAGGCGATTCAGGCCCGCGACGTGACCATCGAGGGGTCAGACCTGCTCTCGCTGGTCGAACAGGGTGCGGGCGTCGATTCGCTGCTGTCGCGAGAACTTGCAGACGAGTACGACGCAGCCATCGAGGCCGCCCGCGACCACCTCGTCGATTCCCTCTCGCTCGATTCGGGCGAGGCGGAAATCGGGCGGATGATTTTCGGCGAGGAGCCAACCTTCCCCGTCGGCCACCAGGAGCAGGTCGTGAATCGGTTACGTGAAGACCTGACCGTGGCCCGCGACCGCCGCGCGGCCCGGCGAAAGCGCGAGGTGGCCGTCGAACTCGACGGCATGACCGAGGCCGTCGAAGAACTCGTCTTCGCGTCGCTCGAACTCGACGTGGAACTGGCCATTGCTCGGTTCGTCGCGGATTACGACTGCGTGCTGCCCGACCTCGCGGGCGAAGGCTTCGACATCGAGGGCGGGCGCTCGCCTCTGCTCGACGTGCCCTTCGACGAGGTGGACCCGGTGGACTACGCCGTCGAGGGCGTGACGCTGCTCTCGGGGGTCAACAGCGGGGGGAAGACCTCCACGCTCGACCTCTGTGCCGTCGTCGTCATCCTCGCGCACATGGGGCTTCCCGTGCCCGCAGCGAAGGCGCGCATCAGCCTCGTCGAAGAGCTCCACTACCACGCGAAGACCCAGGGAACCCTCGACGCCGGCGCGTTCGAGAGCACGCTCCGTGACTTCGCGGGCCTGGTCACCGGCGACGCGAAGAAACTCGTCCTCGTGGACGAACTGGAGTCGATAACCGAACCCGGCGCGAGCGCGAAAATCATCGCCGGCATCCTCGAAGCGCTCTCGGAGCGCGACGACTCGGGCGTGTTCGTCTCTCACCTCGCGGGCGAGATTCGAGACGCCGCGGACTACGCGGTGGCGGTCGACGGCATCGAAGCCGTCGGTCTCGTGGACGGCGAACTCGTCGTGAATCGCTCGCCACAGAAAGACCACCTCGCCCGGTCGACGCCCGAGTTGATTGTTGAAAAACTCGCCGCCGAGGGTGACGCCACGTTCTACGGGCGGTTGCTCGAAAAGTTCGAAGCCTGA
- a CDS encoding phosphoglucomutase/phosphomannomutase family protein has protein sequence MDEISFGTDGWRATLDVFTTPRVRMVGQAVASYLATTDEQRPLAIGYDARETSREFADALAGVLTANGFDVVMPPRDCPTPVVAWNIVERGLAGALMVTASHNPPEYNGVKFIPDDGAPALPDVTDEIVSHLAEPEGLPEADHGTVEEVDFVGSHREQALSLVDGNLSGLTVAYDAMHGSGRGVTDALLEAAGAEVIRLREERDVTFGGTPPEPNAENLQALADYVESGEADLGVANDGDADRIGVVTPERGYLSANHFFAAIYDYLLESDTGPAVRTVSTTYLIDRIAEAHGQEVVETAVGFKWVAQAMQDHDALMGGEESGGFSIRGHVPEKDGVLMALLAAVAESEKSLDQRVTDLLAEHGEIHQSKSSLDCPDSEKARVIAALDGDLPETVAGVSVKNVNATDGFKIVLEDGSWLLVRPSGTEPKLRVYAEAGSTERVGELLDAGRELVEPLV, from the coding sequence ATGGACGAAATCTCGTTTGGCACCGACGGGTGGCGCGCGACGCTCGACGTGTTCACCACCCCGCGCGTGCGCATGGTCGGCCAGGCCGTCGCCTCCTATCTCGCCACGACCGACGAGCAGCGCCCGCTCGCCATCGGCTACGACGCCCGCGAGACCTCCCGCGAGTTCGCAGACGCCCTCGCTGGCGTACTCACGGCGAACGGCTTCGACGTGGTGATGCCACCCCGGGACTGCCCGACGCCGGTCGTCGCGTGGAACATCGTCGAGCGCGGCCTCGCGGGGGCGCTCATGGTCACCGCCAGCCACAACCCGCCCGAGTACAACGGCGTGAAATTCATCCCTGACGACGGCGCACCCGCGTTGCCCGACGTCACGGACGAAATCGTGAGCCACCTCGCCGAACCCGAAGGGCTGCCCGAGGCCGACCACGGCACGGTCGAGGAAGTGGACTTCGTCGGCTCCCACCGCGAGCAGGCACTCTCGCTCGTGGACGGCAACCTCTCGGGTCTGACGGTCGCCTACGACGCGATGCACGGTTCGGGACGCGGCGTCACCGACGCCCTGCTCGAAGCCGCGGGCGCGGAGGTCATCCGCCTGCGCGAGGAGCGCGACGTGACCTTCGGCGGAACCCCGCCGGAACCGAACGCGGAGAACCTGCAGGCGCTCGCAGATTACGTCGAATCCGGTGAGGCCGACCTCGGCGTGGCGAACGACGGCGACGCAGACCGCATCGGCGTGGTGACCCCAGAACGCGGCTACCTGAGCGCGAACCACTTCTTCGCCGCCATCTACGACTACCTGCTCGAATCCGACACGGGGCCGGCCGTCCGGACGGTTTCGACGACGTACCTCATCGACCGTATCGCCGAGGCGCACGGCCAAGAGGTCGTGGAGACGGCAGTCGGGTTCAAGTGGGTCGCGCAGGCGATGCAGGACCACGACGCCCTGATGGGTGGCGAGGAGTCGGGTGGGTTCTCCATCCGCGGGCACGTCCCCGAGAAAGACGGCGTCCTGATGGCCCTGCTCGCGGCGGTTGCCGAATCCGAAAAATCCCTCGACCAGCGCGTTACGGACCTGCTCGCAGAACACGGCGAGATTCACCAGAGCAAGAGTAGTCTGGATTGCCCCGATTCGGAGAAAGCGCGGGTCATCGCGGCACTCGACGGCGACCTGCCCGAGACGGTGGCCGGCGTGAGCGTGAAGAACGTGAACGCCACGGACGGCTTCAAAATCGTCCTCGAAGACGGGTCGTGGCTGCTCGTCCGGCCGTCTGGAACCGAACCGAAACTGCGGGTGTACGCCGAAGCAGGCAGTACCGAGCGCGTGGGCGAACTGCTGGACGCGGGCCGCGAACTGGTCGAACCGCTCGTCTGA
- a CDS encoding ORC1-type DNA replication protein: MADDPDGGMLSWDESVFRDEHVFEIDYVPEVFRHRETQMRSLKYALRPAVRGSRPLNVMIRGPPGTGKTTAVQTLFGELEAETDVRTVRVNCQVDSTRYSVFSRIFQGIFEYEPPSSGISFKKLFGQVTDHLVDEDEVLVVALDDVNYLFYESEASDTLYSLLRAHEAHAGAKIGVMVISSDLGLDVIEELDSRVQSVFRPEEVFFPAYDESAIRDILADRAKRGFHEGVIEGDVLDRVAALTADTGDLRVGIDLLRRAGLNAEMRASRVVTGKDVEEAYDKSKFIHLSRSLRGLSEPERALIRVIAEHEGEQAGTVYEAFHEETDLGYTRYSELINKLDQLGLIEARYTNVEGRGRSRELTLKYDAQAVLDRL, from the coding sequence ATGGCTGATGACCCCGACGGGGGGATGCTTTCGTGGGACGAATCGGTGTTCCGGGACGAACACGTGTTCGAAATCGACTACGTCCCCGAGGTGTTCCGCCACCGCGAGACGCAGATGCGGAGCCTGAAGTACGCGCTCCGGCCAGCGGTGCGTGGGTCTCGTCCGCTGAACGTGATGATTCGCGGACCGCCCGGGACCGGCAAAACCACTGCCGTCCAGACGCTCTTTGGCGAACTCGAAGCCGAGACGGACGTGCGGACGGTGCGCGTAAACTGCCAGGTCGATTCGACGCGCTACTCGGTGTTCTCGCGCATCTTCCAGGGTATCTTCGAGTACGAACCGCCCTCCAGTGGCATCTCGTTCAAGAAACTGTTCGGACAGGTCACAGACCACCTCGTGGACGAAGACGAGGTGCTCGTGGTCGCGCTGGACGACGTGAACTACCTGTTCTACGAGTCCGAGGCCTCCGACACGCTCTACTCGCTGCTGCGCGCCCACGAGGCCCACGCCGGGGCGAAAATCGGCGTCATGGTAATCTCCTCTGACCTCGGCTTAGACGTCATCGAAGAACTCGACAGCCGCGTCCAGAGCGTGTTCCGCCCCGAAGAGGTATTCTTCCCGGCGTACGACGAATCTGCGATTCGCGACATCCTCGCAGACCGCGCAAAACGCGGCTTCCACGAAGGCGTCATCGAGGGCGACGTACTGGACCGCGTCGCCGCGCTCACCGCCGACACGGGCGACCTGCGCGTTGGCATCGACCTGCTCCGCAGAGCGGGCCTGAACGCGGAGATGCGCGCCAGTCGGGTCGTCACCGGGAAAGACGTGGAGGAAGCCTACGACAAGTCGAAGTTCATCCACCTCTCACGGAGTCTCCGGGGCCTCTCGGAACCCGAACGCGCCCTCATCAGGGTCATCGCAGAACACGAAGGTGAGCAAGCCGGCACCGTCTACGAGGCGTTCCACGAAGAGACGGACCTCGGCTACACGCGCTACTCGGAACTCATCAACAAACTCGACCAACTCGGCCTCATCGAAGCGCGATACACGAACGTCGAGGGGCGCGGCCGCTCGCGCGAGTTGACATTGAAATACGACGCGCAAGCCGTCCTCGACCGCCTCTAA
- a CDS encoding GNAT family N-acetyltransferase produces the protein MRVRPATDADLPTVMTILDGAMLEADAAAIREKCDTREALVAESEGRILGALVRTGQHIDAVAVRRARRGQGIGRKLVDAAGEDVSRLTAEFDEKNRPFYEKLRFEIEEFDDERLRGTRELPRSGCRKR, from the coding sequence ATGCGCGTCCGCCCCGCCACCGACGCCGACCTCCCGACGGTGATGACCATTTTAGACGGTGCGATGCTCGAAGCGGACGCCGCCGCGATTCGCGAGAAATGTGACACCCGCGAGGCACTCGTGGCAGAATCGGAGGGGCGCATTCTCGGCGCGCTCGTCCGCACTGGCCAGCACATCGACGCCGTGGCCGTCCGTCGCGCTCGACGCGGGCAGGGAATCGGCCGGAAACTGGTGGACGCCGCTGGCGAGGACGTTTCGCGACTGACGGCCGAATTCGACGAGAAAAACCGCCCCTTCTACGAGAAACTGAGGTTTGAAATCGAGGAATTCGACGACGAGCGGTTGCGAGGCACTCGCGAATTGCCTCGCTCCGGGTGTCGAAAACGTTGA
- a CDS encoding GIY-YIG nuclease family protein, which translates to MHFVYMLECGDGTLYTGYTTDVARRVEEHNAGTGAKYTRGRTPVELVYTESFETKSGAMSREYEIKQFSRARKERLVESAISAGP; encoded by the coding sequence ATGCACTTCGTCTACATGCTGGAGTGTGGCGACGGGACGCTCTACACGGGCTACACGACCGACGTAGCGCGCCGCGTCGAAGAACACAACGCCGGAACCGGCGCGAAGTACACTCGCGGGCGAACCCCGGTCGAACTCGTCTACACCGAATCGTTCGAGACGAAGTCGGGGGCGATGAGCCGCGAGTACGAAATCAAGCAGTTTTCCAGAGCACGCAAAGAGCGACTGGTCGAGTCGGCAATTTCTGCAGGCCCGTAG